The DNA sequence TCTACCGCGTTTTTGATGAGATTCAAGCCGATCTGTTCCACGTAGGAGGGGATGGCCCAGACTTGATACTCCTCGCTGTCGTAATGAAAGGACAGCTGTACATCCTTTTCTACCACATAGTGTCTGGCCAGTTCATGCACGCGTTCGAGCAACGATCGCAGCTCTACCCGCTTGTTTTGCATCTCTACGCTCTCATTCTTGCGTGCCAGAATCAAAAAGCTCGTCACGAGCTGTTCCAGCGTCTGGACCTCATGCTGGCAAATTTGGATGTACTGGCTGAACTGCTCAGCATCCATCCTTGTACTCTCCTTTTCTTGGTGGACACTCGTCTGCATGAGCTGGAGAAATCCATTGATGGCGGTCAGCGGATTGTGAATCTCATGCGCCATTCCTGCTGCCATCTGCCCAATGATGCCAATTTTTTGTTGATGCAAGTGACTGATTTGTTGATCTTTGTACGTCAGATATCCACGCATCGTATGGTGGTAGCGCAGATTGAGAATTTCGTGCAGTCTTGAGAGCAGCTCCTCCTTTTGCTCCGCATCTGCAAGCGTCTCCCTGACAGCTTGGAACACATGCAGTCGTAAATGATAGAGCACTTCAAGCAACACTTCCTTGGGAATCTCTGCTTGTGCCCATCTTTCTCCCCATTTGAACGCCTCAATGGCCAATGCCTCTTGAAAGGCGGCGTATTCATGCTTCTCGGAGAATAGCTGTTGGAAGGTTTCTAGTAAGAGGCCATGAATTCCGATTCGTTGTTGCTGCTGATACCGTCGATAATAACGTGAAATCGGATCCCCTATGGAAATCATCGTTTCCATGTGCTGGTCTACAATATCGTCTAGTGCAGCCAGCAATTTCGCCAAACTATTCGATGCTGCAGCTCCTCGTTTACTCATCGTAATCTCCCAACTATGTCATGGCTACTGACCTACTCATCTATTAGAAAACTTGGCTACGCCAAGCTTCTGGCGGAGCCATAGTTGCACTTATACTGGATAGGAATCTTATAAATTCCTATCTGTGAAATAAAAGAACAATTCGCTAGAAAAACGAATTGTCCTCTCTTCCTTTTTTGGAGTAGATTGGAAATTACTGCATTACTTGCATTTTGACTTTCTGCAACTGCCGCAAAGCGTAGCTCATCCTCTCGACCTCTCCTGAAGCAGCACGGGAAAAGTCAATCCAGACAATCGAGTTGCTCAGTTTGAACACAAAGCTGTCTTTCTCAACAGGGATCAGCGGGTAGGAGAGACCATCTACCTCCAGTTGCAACTGACCCTCCTTTTGGAAGATCGTCGCGTTCAGCCATTCCTCCGACTCGTAGCGTCCAATGTAGTCGCCTTGCTCTGCTTCCGTCAGCTCGATTCTCTCAATCGGATAAAGAGGAGCAGTGGCTTCCCGGGAAGCAATCGAGTTTAGTAGTCCCATCACGAGCTCTCTCACCGATACGCCGTCGAGGTTGGTTAATACCACCCCTGTCAGCCCCGTTTCGGGTAGAGCAAATACATGAGAGCTGATCCCTTTTAACGATCCGCCATGCTCTATCATGAGGCCATCGGGAAAGGCTGGAGCTACCATCAGACCGTAGCCGTAGGAACGGTAACCGTCACATCTGGCGTACGTTCCCTTCATTTGCTGAATACTTTCAGGCGATAAGATTGTGGCTCGGTGTGTTTCTTGTCCCCCAGCGTACACGTCGAGATACTTCAGCAGATCACGCACCGTCGATTTGAGAAATCCGGCTGCGCGCATAGCGGGTGCATCGTGCCACAAGGGAGCAGCTATCACCTGGTTGACTCCGTCGATCTTTTTATTCGTGTACAAAACAGTCACATCATCCTGTTCATCCAGATCCTGCACATCAAAGACGGTACGGGACATTCCCAGTGGCTGCAAAATATGCTCGGTAACGTACTTCTCGTAGGGTTGTCCGCTCACCCGCTCGATGATCGCGCCTAACAATCCGTACGCATCGTTGTTGTAGCTAAAGACCTCGCCTGGCTCTCCCAACGGCTGTCCATCAAAACCGGAGATGGCAGCCAGCACTTCTGCGTACGTATCGAGATAGGGCAGCTTCTGCAATTCAAGCTCTGACTCCGTGCCGTGGATGGCAGGATCCTGCTCCATACTGCGCTTCATCGCTCCATCCAAAAATGGCAATGGAGGCATGCCTGGAGTGTGCGTCATGAAGTGATGGATCGTCATCTTCTGTCTCCATTCCTCCCCACCCATCGTAAGCTCAGGTAGGTACTTCACGACCGGATCATGAACAGACAGCTTGCCTGCCTCTTGCAGCTGCATAATCGCCACACAGGTAAACGATTTGGTCACAGAAGCGATGCCAAAAACGGTATCCATGGAGAGGGGAAGAGCCTGTTCTCTGTCCCGATGCCCAAAAGTCCGTTGATACAGCCATTCCCCATTGCGCATCACGCCTATAGCGGCACCGGGGACTTTGGCATTCCCTAGCAGTGTTTCTGCAAACGCCTCAAATGCTGGTATCCACTGGCTCATTTCTCTTTGCTCCCCATCGCTTCGTCATAGATCGCTTTGGCGACGCGTGCAATCGTCAGCTCTGCTGCCTGCTTGTCTTTGATGCCACGAGACAGCACCGTGATCGCGATCGCCCCTTTGTTCTCTGGCAAATAAATGATACCCGCATCGTTGACCACTTCGTTTACCGTCCCTGTCTTGTGCGCCACTTTGGTCCCTGGGGGCAACAAGTACGGCAAACGGCTGTTGTAGTGCTGACGGCGCATAATGTCGAGCATGATGTCGCAGGAAGCTGGCGTGAGTATCTCCTTTTTGGCGATCATGACCAGCAGACGATTCAGATCTGCTGGAGTCGCTACGTTGTTATCCAATGTCGGCATGGAGACATCTAGCAAAATTTCGTAATCCTCTGTCTCTTCACGACGTTCGTACTCTGCAAAACCGGCTGGGGATGGCTCTAGGTCTTCCATACCGACACAATGATTGAGCAGCTGCCAGCACGTGTGACGCAAGTGAATTTCCTCCAGGCCGAGCTCACGCATATGTGTATTCACATTTTTCAGCCCAACCAGATTGAGAATGAGGTCTGTCGCATAGTTATCGCTGACGATTGTCATTAACGTCGCCAGATCCTTGACCGTCAAAGCCGCACCTGCATCCAGCTCTTGCAAAATACCGGAACCTGGAACACGCTCGTTCCATTTAAGCGGCACGCGCTGATCGAGCCTGATTTTTCCTTCTTCGACATCGCGCATGAGTGTGACCAGAATCGGAATCTTGAATGCACTCGCGAGCTGGAACAGCTGGTCATCGAGGTTTCCTGCCGTCTCACCTGTCTCCAAATGAGTAACTGCTACCCCAAACACCCCTGGTGCATCAATCAATGTTTCCTGGATCACTTGCTCCCATGTACCCATTATCATCCCTCCATCATCATGGTGAAACTCTTATGAAAAGGCCAACACTTGGTAAGTGTCGGCCAATCCTTCCTCACGCTATGGCTCCAGGTAGCCCCATTTGAAATCGATGTAGCCCAATGGGTCCACTGTGATGCCTTTCAGCTTGTCGCTTTGCACCCAGGAGTTGACACTGCTGTAAATACCGGTGACTGGCATTTCATCCATCAAAATGCTCTCTGCTTCTACCAAGAACTGATTGCGCTTGCCCTCATCCGGCTCAGCGTACGCTTTTTGCACCAGATCCACGTACTTTTCATTGTGCCAGAGCGTAGAGTTGTTGGAGCTGTTCTTTTCCATCAGCAATTCGAGGAAGTTGACAGAATCGTTGTAGTCGCCAGTCCAGCCAGATCGAGAAATCATGTATTTTCCATGCTCCTGATCGTCAAACATGACTTTCAATTCCTTGTTGGTCAGCTTCACATCGACGCCCAGCACTTTCTTCCACTGAGCTTGCAGTGCCTCAGCAATCTTTTTATTCAAGTCCGATGTATTGTACAGATACGTAATTTCAGGCAGCTGGGTAATTCCCAATTCTTTCATTCCTTCTGCCAATAATTGTTTCGCCGTTTCGGTGTCATTATCCTTGAAGTAGCCATCCGATTTTAGCGAAGCCGACAGTGGGACAAATCCCATCAGCGGAGTCTGGCCAGCTTGACCGATGTTATCCGCAATGTCCTTACGATTGATCGCGTAGGAAAACGCCTTGCGGATCTTTGCGTTTGTAAACGGTGGTTTTTCCGTCTGGAACAGGAGGTAGTAGTTGGTCGCACGTGCCATCGCTTCCAGCTTGCCTTCGTCCTTCAACGGTCCGATGGCGTCTGCAGGCAAAGCGCTGATCGGACCGCCTGCCCAATCCAGATCGCCGTTGTTGAACATTTCGAGCTCGGTATTGGTATCCTCGATCATGGAGAAGTCGATCTTGTCCAGCTTGACGACATCCTTCTCCCAGTACTGGTCGTTCTTCACCAGCTCGATCTTGTTTTTATGCTCCCAGTTGGCGAGCTTGAAAGGACCATTGGTGACAATCGTTTCTGGCTTTTTCGCCCAGTCGCCATTTCCTTCGACTACCTTTTGATTGACTGGATAGTAGAAGGTCGCCAAAGTCAGGAAGTACGGAGTCGGATTCTCCAGCGTGACCTCCAGCGTCTTGTCATCTACTACCTTGATGCCCACGTCTTGTGCTGCTGCTTTCCCTTGGAAAAAGGCTCGTGCATTTTTGATTGGATAGTATTTATAAGCAGAGCCACTGGCAGTCTTTGGATCGAGCACACGCATCCAGGCAAAAGCAAAATCGTTTGCCGTTACAGGATCGCCATTACTCCACTTCGTGTCACGCAACGTAAAGGTGTACACCCTTTTGTCATCCGATACTTTGATATCAGATGCGACGGAGTTTACCGGCTTGCCATCCTTGTCCAAACGCACCAAGGAATCGTACAGCGAACGAATGAAGGCACCGGAGATCACGTCGTTGGACATGCCTGAATCCAGAGTTTCGGGTTCAGCCGCATTGATACGCAAAACTTGCGGTGCAGCCTGGGGTTGTTCCGTTTGTGGAGAGCCAGATTGGGATGATTGGGACGGGCTGGCGGTGTTGTTGCTACAGCCTGCAAACAGTCCTGTCAGCAGAACGAGCACACTCATGATGGCAACAGATCGTTTCATGATTTCCCTCCTAGAATCTTTCAATAGCTGATGGTTAAAATATTCTGCAAATTGCGTGCCATCTGAAATTTGCGGTTATTTCACACCCGCACTATTCATTGATGAATACTTTTTCGCCGATCCCTGCTTCCTATCATTTTATTCGTGTTCATTCGACACCAAAGAGAGGTATTCGCGAGTGAATATTAATATTCACCAACGAATACCTCTCTTTTTATGTTCCCGCATCTCTTCTCACACTAGCTGATGACTGGCTCATACAAATCAACTGCATCACAGGAGCGTCTGCAAAAGACGATCGGCACTTGTCTTTGCTTGGCAAGCTTCTTGATATTTTTGCAGAGATTGTGATTGACAAAATTGATAAATACAAGAATCAGCTCCGTGTCTGACGGGATCATTGCTTTGACATCCGATTTTTTTCTACCTGATACGTGATAGACGTGACGAAATCCTTTCTCCTGAAGCTTGTTCTCGATTGCCCCCACCCGATCTCCACCAATTACCAGAACGCCTGCCATTTTGATCCTCCTCTCTTTTCATTGCCTCGTCTTATTATTTGCTAGCACGAACCGAAACGTTTTTGTTCTCCAATTTCTCTGCAGGGAGTCGATACTTCTCCGTTCGCTCAATCTGAACCACCTGCGAATCGTGAACCACGATGTGAATGGAGCCGTACTCCAAGTCTTCCAGCGCCTTCACAATCCGCTCCTTTAGCTGATCATCCAACGCTTCCCGTTTTTTTGACATCTGGTTCCCTCCTCACTTTTGAAACGTTATAATTTATATTATTCCTACCGATTTACTATGTTTTATGTTCTAAATAATACCTCCACAAACCCATTTTGTCAACGAATTCCATCAGGTTTATGGAGGGAAATACCCTTACGAACGGTTTCATGGACAGCCATGTTGCTTGTACAACCCGAATCGAATCAAATCGCAATATCTTGTGATGTCTTCGTGAAATAAAGTCAATTGCTCCAATCCTTTATCCTGGGCTTGATAATTGTCCCGTACGTGTTTTTGAGTCACGGCCTCAATGGCAGCGAGTATGAAAGATAGTGATTGTTTTACGTCTACCTGCTCTCGCAGCATCGAAAGATCAATCCCATCCAAAAACAAGGAATAATAGCGCTGGTTAAAATCTTCCTCCCTCTCCTTTACTTCATCCCGACACGCGGCTGGAAAATCGATAAAGGTCGAAATCGCCATCTGATACATGTACGGTTGCTCCACAAACAAATCCAACTTCACCCTTTGAATTTGAACAAGACGCTCCAGCAGATCTTGGGATCGCTCGCTTAGGTGGGTATCGAGGTGGGTGAAAAAGGATTCGACGCATGCGTCTACAACAGCTAAAAACAGCGTCTTTTTCGTGGAAAAGTAGTGGAACAGCATCCCTTTGGAGACACCTGCGCTTTGGACAATTTGATTCGTAGACCCTGCTTCATATCCCTTTTCCGCAAACTCCAGGAGAGCTGCCTCCAACAGTTTTCTTTTATTCGTCTCCATCTGTTCGTCTTGCCAGATCGTTATCATTCCCTCACCTTTTTCCGAAAGCTATCTTCCTCACATTCATCTTATCGCATCTTGACCAGGTGGTCAAAATCCGTGTATGCTATCATTGACCACCTGGTCAGAACTGGGTGACTTGCATTTCTAAAAGGAGGAACTCGTCGATGAAGACAAGGATTCCGGCATTCGCTCGCGTTTTATTGGGACTCATTTTGCTTGGTGCCGGCTTGAACGGCTACTTGGTCATTTTGGGACGCCCGCCCTTTTTTCCCACGAGCCCTGCAGCCATGGCACTTTTGCAAGGCTATCTATTGGTACTGGTCAAGTCTACCGAAGTGATTTGTGCGCTGCTCCTCTTGACCAATCGATGGGTTCCGCTCACATTGACCATCGTCGCTCCTATCTCAGTCAACATCCTGGCTTTTCACTTGTTTGTAGACCGTGATTTGTTGCCGCTTGGCCTGCTGGTGGCGGGTCTGGTCGTCCTCCTGTTTTGGTCTTATCGCCGTTACTTTCTCGGATTACTCGCTCCTTCTGCTCCCATTT is a window from the Brevibacillus choshinensis genome containing:
- a CDS encoding serine hydrolase, which codes for MSQWIPAFEAFAETLLGNAKVPGAAIGVMRNGEWLYQRTFGHRDREQALPLSMDTVFGIASVTKSFTCVAIMQLQEAGKLSVHDPVVKYLPELTMGGEEWRQKMTIHHFMTHTPGMPPLPFLDGAMKRSMEQDPAIHGTESELELQKLPYLDTYAEVLAAISGFDGQPLGEPGEVFSYNNDAYGLLGAIIERVSGQPYEKYVTEHILQPLGMSRTVFDVQDLDEQDDVTVLYTNKKIDGVNQVIAAPLWHDAPAMRAAGFLKSTVRDLLKYLDVYAGGQETHRATILSPESIQQMKGTYARCDGYRSYGYGLMVAPAFPDGLMIEHGGSLKGISSHVFALPETGLTGVVLTNLDGVSVRELVMGLLNSIASREATAPLYPIERIELTEAEQGDYIGRYESEEWLNATIFQKEGQLQLEVDGLSYPLIPVEKDSFVFKLSNSIVWIDFSRAASGEVERMSYALRQLQKVKMQVMQ
- a CDS encoding DUF2325 domain-containing protein — translated: MAGVLVIGGDRVGAIENKLQEKGFRHVYHVSGRKKSDVKAMIPSDTELILVFINFVNHNLCKNIKKLAKQRQVPIVFCRRSCDAVDLYEPVIS
- a CDS encoding serine hydrolase, which encodes MGTWEQVIQETLIDAPGVFGVAVTHLETGETAGNLDDQLFQLASAFKIPILVTLMRDVEEGKIRLDQRVPLKWNERVPGSGILQELDAGAALTVKDLATLMTIVSDNYATDLILNLVGLKNVNTHMRELGLEEIHLRHTCWQLLNHCVGMEDLEPSPAGFAEYERREETEDYEILLDVSMPTLDNNVATPADLNRLLVMIAKKEILTPASCDIMLDIMRRQHYNSRLPYLLPPGTKVAHKTGTVNEVVNDAGIIYLPENKGAIAITVLSRGIKDKQAAELTIARVAKAIYDEAMGSKEK
- a CDS encoding YezD family protein, giving the protein MSKKREALDDQLKERIVKALEDLEYGSIHIVVHDSQVVQIERTEKYRLPAEKLENKNVSVRASK
- a CDS encoding TetR/AcrR family transcriptional regulator — encoded protein: MITIWQDEQMETNKRKLLEAALLEFAEKGYEAGSTNQIVQSAGVSKGMLFHYFSTKKTLFLAVVDACVESFFTHLDTHLSERSQDLLERLVQIQRVKLDLFVEQPYMYQMAISTFIDFPAACRDEVKEREEDFNQRYYSLFLDGIDLSMLREQVDVKQSLSFILAAIEAVTQKHVRDNYQAQDKGLEQLTLFHEDITRYCDLIRFGLYKQHGCP
- a CDS encoding sensor histidine kinase; translation: MSKRGAAASNSLAKLLAALDDIVDQHMETMISIGDPISRYYRRYQQQQRIGIHGLLLETFQQLFSEKHEYAAFQEALAIEAFKWGERWAQAEIPKEVLLEVLYHLRLHVFQAVRETLADAEQKEELLSRLHEILNLRYHHTMRGYLTYKDQQISHLHQQKIGIIGQMAAGMAHEIHNPLTAINGFLQLMQTSVHQEKESTRMDAEQFSQYIQICQHEVQTLEQLVTSFLILARKNESVEMQNKRVELRSLLERVHELARHYVVEKDVQLSFHYDSEEYQVWAIPSYVEQIGLNLIKNAVDAVDSNGEVRVSLQMGPAGNHVLVRVEDNGCGIPEKRIKHLFEPFYTTKEKGTGMGLSVCKQLVEEMGGQIFVQSTVGEGTQIDIHFRTKL
- a CDS encoding peptide ABC transporter substrate-binding protein codes for the protein MKRSVAIMSVLVLLTGLFAGCSNNTASPSQSSQSGSPQTEQPQAAPQVLRINAAEPETLDSGMSNDVISGAFIRSLYDSLVRLDKDGKPVNSVASDIKVSDDKRVYTFTLRDTKWSNGDPVTANDFAFAWMRVLDPKTASGSAYKYYPIKNARAFFQGKAAAQDVGIKVVDDKTLEVTLENPTPYFLTLATFYYPVNQKVVEGNGDWAKKPETIVTNGPFKLANWEHKNKIELVKNDQYWEKDVVKLDKIDFSMIEDTNTELEMFNNGDLDWAGGPISALPADAIGPLKDEGKLEAMARATNYYLLFQTEKPPFTNAKIRKAFSYAINRKDIADNIGQAGQTPLMGFVPLSASLKSDGYFKDNDTETAKQLLAEGMKELGITQLPEITYLYNTSDLNKKIAEALQAQWKKVLGVDVKLTNKELKVMFDDQEHGKYMISRSGWTGDYNDSVNFLELLMEKNSSNNSTLWHNEKYVDLVQKAYAEPDEGKRNQFLVEAESILMDEMPVTGIYSSVNSWVQSDKLKGITVDPLGYIDFKWGYLEP